In Alicyclobacillus macrosporangiidus CPP55, a single window of DNA contains:
- the rpoN gene encoding RNA polymerase factor sigma-54: MNLGYGLYQEQMQRLVMTQQMKQAIELLQCNALELVEKLAELADSNPLAEVEPPPALWQEPWWRTAPGAGGVRRDAAGVPFEQVVAAEDTLSQALVRQLRLMPAPRHILRCAEYLAGCLDESGYLREPEDALCEVLGVPREVFDEALALLQSCDPPGIGARHLRECLRLQLDRVPAGRREMVRILIDHHLEAVAAGKLAAIAKQLHTSPAEVQAAVDELRRLNPRPGYAYKAGRPEYVVPDLLVRRDGSRYIVLHNDHAEPSLRISPHYHRMLARAEDEETRQYLVKKLHAVQWFARCLEQRRVTLYRVGEAIVEYQRAFFDHGVAALRPLTLRQVGEALGLHESTISRATRGKYMLTPRGLFEMKYFFTAEVAAAGGSTSAGAVKFAIRRLIDTEDPQRPLSDEALARRLQDEGMYISRRTVAKYREEMQIPPSWRRRRFAE; this comes from the coding sequence ATGAATCTCGGGTACGGGCTGTATCAGGAGCAGATGCAGCGTTTGGTCATGACCCAGCAGATGAAACAGGCCATCGAACTTCTGCAGTGCAATGCGCTGGAGTTGGTCGAGAAATTGGCGGAGTTGGCCGACAGCAACCCGCTGGCGGAGGTGGAACCCCCGCCCGCGCTGTGGCAGGAGCCCTGGTGGCGCACGGCGCCAGGCGCGGGCGGCGTGCGCAGGGATGCGGCGGGGGTTCCGTTCGAGCAGGTGGTGGCCGCCGAGGACACCCTGAGCCAAGCGCTCGTGCGGCAGCTGCGGCTGATGCCTGCGCCGCGGCACATCCTGCGCTGCGCCGAGTATCTCGCGGGTTGCCTCGATGAAAGCGGATACCTCCGGGAGCCCGAGGATGCCTTGTGCGAAGTTTTGGGTGTCCCCCGTGAGGTATTTGACGAGGCGCTGGCGCTGTTGCAGTCGTGCGATCCGCCCGGCATCGGGGCCCGCCACCTGCGCGAGTGCCTGCGTCTGCAGTTGGATCGGGTGCCGGCTGGACGGCGGGAGATGGTGCGGATCCTGATCGACCACCACCTGGAGGCCGTGGCGGCGGGCAAGTTGGCCGCGATTGCCAAGCAACTGCACACCTCACCCGCAGAGGTGCAGGCCGCCGTCGACGAACTGCGCCGCCTCAACCCGCGCCCGGGATACGCCTACAAGGCAGGCCGCCCCGAGTATGTCGTGCCCGATCTCCTGGTGCGCCGCGACGGGTCCCGGTACATCGTCCTGCACAACGACCACGCCGAACCCTCCCTGCGCATCAGTCCGCACTACCATCGCATGCTGGCGCGGGCGGAGGACGAGGAGACCCGCCAGTACCTGGTCAAGAAACTGCACGCCGTGCAGTGGTTCGCGCGCTGCCTCGAGCAGCGCCGCGTGACGCTGTACCGGGTGGGCGAAGCGATTGTCGAATATCAGCGCGCCTTTTTCGATCACGGTGTCGCCGCGCTGAGACCGCTGACACTTCGCCAGGTGGGCGAAGCCCTGGGATTGCACGAGTCGACCATCAGCCGGGCGACGCGCGGAAAGTACATGCTGACGCCGCGCGGGCTGTTCGAGATGAAGTACTTTTTCACCGCCGAGGTGGCGGCGGCCGGCGGATCGACCTCAGCCGGCGCCGTGAAGTTCGCCATCCGGCGCCTCATCGACACGGAAGACCCGCAGCGTCCGCTCTCCGACGAAGCGCTCGCTCGCCGTTTGCAGGACGAAGGGATGTATATCTCCCGGCGGACCGTCGCCAAGTACCGTGAGGAGATGCAGATTCCGCCGTCGTGGCGGCGGCGGCGGTTCGCCGAATGA